The following are encoded together in the Brassica napus cultivar Da-Ae chromosome A9, Da-Ae, whole genome shotgun sequence genome:
- the LOC106366043 gene encoding cleft lip and palate transmembrane protein 1 homolog — MAPPVTQTAAVADAGGAQPQQQQRGFGSTISGIIRIAVFWYFASKFFSPKQKPMDPSQTHHLMTNLFHKGESLDMWFYLTEQEKFSDFSNEGLLYWHETNIPYAVWTPESVRTKSLNYYPSETLQNNGSLYAHVFFARSGFPIDPSDPEYQPLNSFGRTHPVATYFPKRKVDKKKSLLGSPKDSDESKPEAEKVVDKNSEVKEEVPVEWVSLWKPNVTINLVDDFTHYSQNGVPPNIAPHLLVEPTSGNYYPTIYFNEFWLLRDKMIPINETVSEVPLNLEISPISMMKWQLFQQVDQSFQMQRSYGSMLDGESDELKRVFLEGNPYLLGITMCVSMLHSVFDFLAFKNDIQFWNKNKSMEGLSAKSVVLNFICQFVIFLYLLDNDTSWMILASSGVGVCIEFWKIGKAMRIEVDRSGMIPRLRFHDRESYASNKTKEYDDIAIKFLSYVLLLLVVGLSIYSLAYERHKSWYSWILSSLTSCVYMFGFIMMCPQLFINYKLKSVAHLPWRQMTYKFLNTIIDDLFAFVIKMPILHRLSVFRDDVIFLIYLYQRWVYPVDKTRVNEFGFGGEDETAEKKLITEKQEEEDNKKTN; from the exons ATGGCCCCGCCGGTAACACAAACGGCGGCGGTGGCAGATGCGGGCGGCGCTCAACCTCAGCAGCAGCAGAGAGGGTTCGGCTCCACGATCTCAGGGATCATTAGAATCGCCGTGTTCTGGTACTTTGCTTCAAAGTTCTTTTCGCCTAAGCAGAAACCGATGGATCCGTCTCAGACTCATCACCTCATGACCAATCTCTTCCACAAAGGAGAATCATTG GATATGTGGTTTTATCTTACAGAGCAAGAGAAGTTCAGTGACTTTAGTAACGAAGGTTTGCTTTATTGGCATGAGACGAATATACCTTATGCTGTGTGGACTCCAGAGAGTGTTAGGACAAAGTCACTCAACTATTATCCATCtgag ACTTTACAGAATAATGGAAGTCTGTATGCTCATGTCTTCTTTGCTCGGTCTGGTTTCCCTATAGACCCTAGTGATCCTGAGTATCAGCCTCTTAATAGTTTTGGCAGGACACACC CTGTTGCTACTTACTTTCCAAAGCGGAAAGTTGATAAGAAGAAAAGTCTCTTGGGTAGTCCCAAAGACTCTGATGAATCCAAACCAGAAGCTGAG AAAGTTGTTGATAAGAACTCTGAAGTGAAGGAAGAAGTCCCTGTGGAATGGGTATCTCTCTGGAAACCGAATGTCACCATTAACCTGGTTGATGATTTTACTCA CTATTCACAGAACGGTGTACCTCCAAACATTGCTCCAC ACTTGCTGGTAGAACCTACCTCTGGAAACTACTATCCCACCATTTACTTCAATGAGTTTTGGCTGCTAAGGGACAAGATGATTCCAATCAATGAGACCGTCTCAGAAGTACCACTTAATCTGGAGATAAGCCCCATAAGCATGATGAAGTGGCAGCTCTTTCAGCAAGTTGATCAGTCTTTCCAGATGCAGCGTAGCTACGGAAGCATGCTTGATGGTGAATCCGACGAACTTAAG AGGGTGTTTCTGGAAGGCAATCCCTATCTGTTAGGCATCACGATGTGTGTTTCGATGCTTCACTCTGTGTTTGACTTCTTAGCATTCAAAAATG ATATCCAGTTCTGGAACAAGAACAAATCCATGGAAGGACTGTCTGCAAAGTCCGTTGTGCTGAACTTCATCTGTCAGTTCGTCATCTTCCTCTACCTGCTTGACAACGACACTTCATGGATGATACTGGCTAGTTCCGGTGTTGGTGTCTGCATTGAGTTCTGGAAGATAGGGAAAGCCATGCGTATAGAG GTTGATAGAAGTGGAATGATTCCAAGGTTGAGGTTCCACGACCGTGAATCCTACGCGAGCAACAAAACCAAAGAGTATGATGACATTGCCATCAAATTCTTATCTTATGTGCTCCTCCTCCTTGTGGTGGGATTATCTATATACTCTCTCGCTTACGAGCGCCACAAGAGCTGGTATTCATGGATCTTGTCTTCGTTAACAAGCTGTGTCTACATGTTCG GCTTCATCATGATGTGTCCTCAGCTATTCATCAACTATAAGCTAAAGTCAGTGGCTCATCTACCATGGAGACAGATGACTTACAAGTTCCTCAACACCATTATCGATGATCTCTTTGCCTTTGTCATCAAAATGCCGATTCTGCATCGGCTCTCTGTGTTCCGTGATG ATGTGATATTCTTGATATACTTGTACCAAAGGTGGGTTTACCCTGTGGACAAGACACGTGTTAACGAGTTCGGTTTTGGAGGTGAGGATGAAACTGCAGAGAAGAAGTTGATCACtgagaaacaagaagaagaagacaacaagaaaacaaactaa
- the LOC125577735 gene encoding vesicle transport protein SFT2B-like — MEKMNHAFEKMKMMVGMEVEEEEQRAAEEEESSLSFMDDLNRDCALTTKQRFYGFAICLSAGLTCTLLSMLVFFNPVKFGITFTLGNLMALGSTAFLIGPQRQVTMMLDPARIYATALYLASIIIALFCALYVRNKLLTLLAIILEFSGLIWYSLSYIPFARTMVSKVFMTCFDTEF, encoded by the exons ATGGAGAAGATGAATCATGCGtttgagaagatgaagatgatggtgGGTATGGAGGTTGAAGAGGAGGAGCAACGAGCTGCGGAGGAGGAGGAAAGCTCGCTCTCTTTCATGGATGATCTTAATCGCGATTGCGCTTTAACCACCAAACAG AGATTCTATGGCTTTGCTATTTGCTTGTCAGCAGGATTGACCTGTACACTTTTG TCAATGCTTGTTTTCTTCAATCCAGTCAAGTTTGGCATCACATTCACTCTTGGAAATTTGATGGCACTTGGGAG CACAGCATTCCTTATAGGCCCACAGAGGCAGGTCACGATGATGCTTGACCCAGCTCGTATCTACGCTACTGCTTTGTATCTAGCCAGCATTATCATTGCCTTGTTTTGCGCTCTCTAT GTTCGTAACAAGCTGCTGACTCTGCTGGCTATCATTCTTGAGTTCTCTGGTCTTATTTG GTATAGCTTGAGCTACATCCCTTTTGCAAGAACCATGGTCTCAAAGGTCTTCATGACTTGTTTCGACACCGAGTTTTAA
- the LOC106366045 gene encoding 26S proteasome non-ATPase regulatory subunit 14 homolog, producing the protein MERLQRIFGAGGGLGHASPDSPTLDTSEQVYISSLALLKMLKHGRAGVPMEVMGLMLGEFVDEYTVRVVDVFAMPQSGTGVSVEAVDHVFQTNMLDMLKQTGRPEMVVGWYHSHPGFGCWLSGVDINTQQSFEALNQRAVAVVVDPIQSVKGKVVIDAFRSINPQTIMLGQEPRQTTSNLGHLNKPSIQALIHGLNRHYYSIAINYRKNELEEKMLLNLHKKKWTDGLTLRRFDTHSKTNEQTVQEMLSLAAKYNKAVQEEDELSPEKLAIVNVGRQDAKKHLEEHVSNLMSSNIVQTLGTMLDTVVF; encoded by the exons ATGGAGAGACTACAGCGAATATTCGGCGCCGGTGGCGGTCTAGGCCACGCATCTCCAGATTCTCCCACTCTCGACACCTCGGAGCAGGTTTACATCTCCTCTCTCGCCCTCCTCAAGATGCTCAAACACG GAAGAGCTGGAGTTCCGATGGAGGTGATGGGATTGATGCTCGGAGAGTTCGTGGATGAGTACACTGTGAGAGTTGTGGATGTATTCGCGATGCCTCAGAGTGGGACTGGTGTTAGTGTTGAAGCTGTTGATCATGTTTTCCAGACTAATATGCTTGACATGCTTAAACAGACTGGCAG ACCTGAAATGGTGGTGGGTTGGTATCATTCGCATCCTGGGTTTGGCTGCTGGCTTTCCGGTGTTGATATTAATACTCAACAG AGTTTTGAAGCTTTGAACCAGCGAGCTGTAGCTGTGGTGGTTGATCCTATTCAGAGTGTGAAGGGTAAAGTGGTGATTGATGCCTTCCGCTCGATTAACCCGCAGACCATTATGCTTGGGCAAGAGCCTCGTCAAACAACGTCCAACCTTGGACACTTGAACAAACCATCGATCCAG GCATTGATTCATGGATTGAACAGACACTATTACTCAATAGCCATCAACTACAGGAAGAACGAGCTCGAGGAGAAGATGTTACTAAACCTCCACAAGAAGAAATGGACAGATGGCCTGACGCTAAGACGCTTTGACACTCACTCCAAGACAAACGAACAGACCGTTCAG GAAATGTTGAGCTTGGCTGCTAAATATAACAAGGCGGTACAAGAAGAGGACGAGTTGTCACCAGAGAAACTGGCTATCGTGAATGTGGGAAGACAAGACGCAAAGAAGCATCTGGAAGAACATGTTTCCAACTTGATGTCTTCCAACATTGTTCAGACACTAGGCACCATGCTTGATACTGTTGTCTTCTAG
- the LOC106364080 gene encoding 50S ribosomal protein L24 gives MGWKAAEKLIRHWKILRGDNVMIIRGKDKGETGTIKRVIRSQNRVIVEGKNLIKKHIKGGPDHEGGIFTVEAPLHASNVQVVDPVTGRPCKVGVKYLEDGTKVRVARGTGTSGSIIPRPEILKIRTTPRPTTAGPKDTPMEFVWEQTYYAKTGKGMPDL, from the exons ATGGGTTGGAAAGCTGCTGAGAAACTCATCAGACATTGGAAGATACTTCGTGGAGATAAT GTAATGATAATCCGCGGGAAAGATAAGGGTGAGACTGGAACCATTAAGCGTGTCATCAGATCCCAGAACCGCGTCATTGTTGAAGGAAAGAATCTG ATCAAGAAGCATATAAAGGGAGGCCCTGATCATGAAGGAGGGATTTTCACGGTAGAGGCTCCTCTTCACGCCTCAAATGTCCAAGTTGTTGATCCCGTCACTGG GAGGCCTTGTAAGGTTGGTGTAAAGTACCTAGAGGATGGAACCAAAGTAAGAGTTGCCAGAGGCACAGGCACCTCTGGTTCCATAATCCCTCGTCCAGAGATTCTGAAGATAAGGACTACACCAAGACCCACTACTG ctgGACCTAAGGACACGCCAATGGAGTTTGTTTGGGAGCAGACATATTATGCTAAAACAGGAAAGGGCATGCCTGATCTTTGA
- the LOC106428411 gene encoding probable carboxylesterase 18, translating into MATESQPNHQKKLTIPLKTRIALTVISTFTDNAQRPDGSINRRFLRLFDFRAPPNPNPVNSVSSSDFVVDPSRDLWFRLYTPHISGDRIPVVIFFHGGGFAFLSPNTHPYDNVCRRFAGKLPAYVVSVNYRLAPEHRYPAQYDDGFDAVKFLEENRGEVLPANADLSRCFFAGDSAGGNIAHNVAIRVSRARCFAAVKLVGIISIQPFFGGEERTEAERRLVGMPLVSPDRTDWCWRAMLPEGANRDHEAAKPSVVDISGLDYPDTMVVVAGFDPLRDWQISYCEWLQLSGKRATLVEYPNMFHAFYIFPELPEAGQLVQRIKDFVEERVASLSA; encoded by the coding sequence atggCAACAGAGTCGCAACCTAACCACCAGAAGAAGCTAACGATTCCGTTAAAAACAAGAATCGCCCTCACCGTTATCTCCACCTTCACCGATAACGCTCAGCGTCCCGACGGCTCCATCAACCGCCGTTTCCTCCGCCTCTTCGATTTTCGCGCTCCTCCCAATCCCAACCCAGTCAACTCCGTCTCGTCCTCCGACTTCGTCGTGGATCCTTCCCGCGACCTCTGGTTCCGATTATACACTCCGCACATCTCCGGCGACCGTATCCCCGTCGTGATCTTCTTCCACGGCGGAGGTTTCGCTTTCCTCAGCCCCAACACTCATCCCTACGACAACGTGTGCCGGAGATTCGCCGGAAAACTACCGGCGTACGTCGTCTCCGTCAACTACCGTCTCGCGCCGGAGCACCGTTACCCCGCCCAGTACGACGACGGATTCGACGCCGTGAAATTCCTCGAGGAGAATCGCGGCGAGGTTCTCCCGGCGAACGCCGATCTCTCGAGGTGCTTCTTCGCCGGAGACAGCGCCGGCGGGAACATCGCGCACAACGTGGCGATCCGAGTTTCTCGCGCGCGTTGCTTCGCCGCCGTGAAACTCGTCGGAATTATCTCGATTCAGCCGTTCTTCGGCGGAGAAGAGAGGACGGAGGCGGAGAGGAGACTCGTCGGAATGCCGTTAGTTTCGCCGGATCGGACTGACTGGTGCTGGAGGGCGATGTTGCCGGAGGGAGCGAACCGGGACCACGAGGCGGCGAAACCGAGCGTGGTTGATATATCGGGTCTGGATTATCCGGATACGATGGTGGTTGTGGCCGGGTTCGACCCGTTGAGAGATTGGCAGATCAGTTACTGTGAGTGGTTACAGTTATCCGGGAAAAGAGCGACACTAGTCGAGTATCCAAACATGTTCCATGCGTTTTATATCTTCCCTGAGTTGCCGGAAGCTGGCCAGTTAGTTCAGCGGATTAAGGATTTCGTTGAGGAGCGCGTAGCTTCACTCTCAGCTTAA